In Flavobacteriaceae bacterium, the following proteins share a genomic window:
- a CDS encoding nuclear transport factor 2 family protein — protein sequence MTRLLLIVTFCFVTTLQAQNTKEEKEVKAAIDTFFEGFHKGDTLLMKSVMKGDFTTQTAFKNQKGENILQTGDSSQLVNAIANRPADQKWDERLLSYSIQVDGNMANAWTPYEFWFNGEFRHCGVNSFQLFNDNGQWKIIYLIDTRRREGCK from the coding sequence ATGACACGATTATTATTAATTGTAACGTTTTGTTTTGTTACAACGCTCCAAGCACAAAATACAAAGGAAGAAAAAGAAGTTAAAGCTGCTATCGATACCTTTTTTGAGGGTTTTCATAAAGGAGACACACTTTTAATGAAATCTGTAATGAAAGGGGATTTTACTACACAAACGGCATTTAAAAACCAAAAAGGGGAGAATATATTACAAACAGGAGATTCTTCTCAGTTAGTAAATGCAATTGCAAACAGACCAGCAGATCAAAAATGGGACGAACGTTTGTTAAGTTACAGTATTCAAGTAGATGGGAATATGGCTAATGCATGGACACCCTATGAATTTTGGTTTAATGGAGAGTTTAGACATTGTGGCGTAAATTCGTTTCAGTTATTTAATGACAATGGACAGTGGAAAATTATTTACTTAATTGATACACGCCGAAGAGAAGGATGTAAATAA
- a CDS encoding L-serine ammonia-lyase: MECISVFDMLKIGIGPSSSHTLGPWRAAEQWITELKTQNLFDTISSIKVDLYGSLSLTGKGHATDLAVMLGLTGADPETIPVNTIDEIISLINSTKILKLNSEINVPFIKTEHIIFNKTFLPFHSNGITFTAYTKNETHESTFYSIGGGFVVKEERKNAKKNKELLHKFPFPIEKATDLSEYCKVEKKSISEIVLENEKSLRSSETIDFELNRIWKTMLECMYIGCHTEGKLPGGLNVRRRAYDMHQNLIGEIPYETPEEWLQSIRKTTVKFRQILKWVSCFALSVNEVNASLGRVVTAPTNGSAGVIPSVLMYYMVIENHEADFKHIKQFLLVAGEIGSIFKKGATISAAMGGCQAEIGVSAAMAAGALCELLGGTSEQVMIAAEIAMEHHLGLTCDPIGGLVQIPCIERNSMGAIKAINAAELALETDPENVKVPLDKVVDTMWETAKDMNLKYKETSEGGLAVRVNMVDC, encoded by the coding sequence ATGGAATGTATTTCTGTTTTTGATATGTTAAAGATTGGTATCGGGCCATCTAGCTCGCATACACTAGGACCTTGGCGTGCTGCAGAGCAATGGATTACAGAGTTAAAGACACAAAATCTATTTGATACGATATCTTCTATTAAAGTAGATCTTTATGGATCTCTGTCATTAACAGGAAAAGGTCATGCAACTGATTTGGCTGTTATGCTGGGATTAACAGGTGCAGATCCTGAAACTATCCCTGTAAATACTATAGATGAGATCATTAGTTTAATAAATTCTACTAAAATCTTAAAATTAAACAGTGAAATAAATGTTCCTTTTATTAAAACAGAACATATTATTTTTAATAAAACTTTTCTTCCGTTTCACTCTAATGGAATAACTTTCACTGCATATACAAAAAATGAAACACACGAATCTACATTCTATTCTATTGGAGGAGGTTTTGTAGTAAAAGAAGAGCGTAAAAACGCTAAGAAGAACAAAGAGCTTCTTCATAAATTTCCATTTCCAATTGAAAAAGCTACAGATCTATCAGAATATTGTAAAGTTGAAAAAAAATCGATTTCAGAAATTGTTTTAGAAAATGAAAAATCACTGAGGTCTTCAGAAACTATTGATTTTGAGCTTAATCGTATTTGGAAAACAATGCTTGAATGTATGTATATTGGATGCCATACAGAAGGTAAACTCCCTGGAGGATTAAATGTTCGTAGGCGTGCTTACGATATGCATCAAAATTTAATTGGAGAAATCCCTTATGAAACTCCTGAAGAGTGGTTACAATCCATAAGGAAAACAACTGTAAAATTCAGGCAAATATTAAAATGGGTAAGCTGTTTTGCATTAAGCGTTAACGAAGTTAATGCTTCTCTAGGGCGTGTAGTAACTGCCCCTACTAATGGGAGTGCTGGAGTAATCCCGTCTGTATTGATGTATTATATGGTGATCGAAAATCACGAAGCAGATTTTAAACACATCAAACAATTTTTATTAGTAGCTGGAGAGATTGGAAGTATATTTAAAAAAGGAGCAACTATATCTGCTGCTATGGGTGGATGTCAGGCAGAAATAGGAGTTTCTGCTGCAATGGCAGCTGGAGCATTATGTGAGTTATTAGGAGGTACTTCTGAACAAGTAATGATTGCTGCAGAAATAGCAATGGAACATCATTTAGGGCTCACTTGTGATCCTATTGGTGGTTTGGTTCAAATACCATGTATAGAGCGTAATTCTATGGGTGCTATAAAAGCAATTAATGCTGCAGAACTCGCTTTAGAAACTGATCCAGAAAATGTAAAAGTTCCATTAGATAAAGTAGTAGATACCATGTGGGAAACCGCTAAAGATATGAATCTAAAATACAAAGAAACTTCAGAAGGTGGTCTTGCAGTACGAGTAAATATGGTGGATTGTTAA
- the dnaK gene encoding molecular chaperone DnaK, with translation MSKIIGIDLGTTNSCVSVMEGNEPVVIPNAEGKRTTPSVIAFVEGGEIKVGDPAKRQAVTNPTKTVYSIKRFMGNKYSESKNEAERVPYKVVKGDNDTPRVDIDGRLYTPQELSAMILQKMKKTAEDYLGQDVSEAVITVPAYFNDAQRQATKEAGEIAGLKVRRIINEPTAAALAYGMDKKGTDQKIVVFDFGGGTHDVSILELGDGVFEVLSTDGDTHLGGDDVDEKIINWLADEFKAEESMDLREDPMSLQRLKEAAEKAKIELSSSAQTEINLPYITATASGPKHLVRTLTKAKFEQLIDDLVKRTIEPCQSALKAAGLSKSDIDEVILVGGSTRIPAVQEAVEKFFGKAPSKGVNPDEVVSLGAGIQGGVLTGDVKDVLLLDVTPLSLGIETMGNVMTKLIEANTTIPTKKSQVFSTAADNQPSVEIHVLQGERPMAPDNKTIGRFHLDGIPPAQRGTPQIEVTFDIDANGIIKVSATDKATNKTQDIRIEASSGLTDEEIQKMKQEAEANAEADAKAKEVAEKLNAADAMIFQTESQLKEFGDKLSDDKKQPIEAALEELKKAYETKDVAIIDPALEKINEAWKVASEEMYKAQAEAQQGGAAGPDASQGQQSADESSDVEDVDFEEVK, from the coding sequence ATGAGTAAAATTATTGGAATCGATTTAGGAACAACAAACTCTTGCGTATCTGTAATGGAAGGTAATGAGCCAGTTGTAATCCCAAATGCAGAAGGTAAACGTACAACGCCATCTGTAATTGCTTTTGTAGAAGGAGGAGAGATTAAAGTAGGAGATCCTGCAAAACGTCAAGCAGTAACTAACCCTACAAAAACAGTTTATTCTATTAAACGTTTTATGGGGAATAAATATTCTGAATCTAAAAATGAAGCAGAACGAGTACCATATAAAGTAGTAAAAGGTGATAATGACACGCCTAGAGTAGATATTGATGGTCGTTTATATACACCTCAAGAATTATCAGCGATGATACTTCAAAAAATGAAAAAAACTGCTGAAGATTATTTAGGTCAAGATGTATCAGAAGCTGTAATTACAGTACCAGCATACTTTAATGATGCACAACGCCAAGCTACAAAAGAAGCAGGTGAGATTGCAGGTTTAAAAGTACGCCGTATTATTAATGAGCCTACAGCCGCAGCTTTAGCTTATGGAATGGACAAAAAAGGAACAGATCAAAAAATAGTAGTTTTTGACTTTGGTGGAGGAACACATGACGTATCTATTCTTGAATTAGGAGATGGTGTATTTGAAGTATTATCTACTGATGGAGATACACACTTAGGTGGAGATGATGTAGATGAAAAAATTATTAATTGGTTAGCAGACGAATTTAAAGCAGAAGAGTCAATGGATTTACGTGAAGATCCAATGTCTTTACAACGTTTAAAAGAAGCTGCAGAAAAAGCAAAAATAGAATTGTCATCATCTGCGCAAACAGAAATTAATTTACCATATATTACGGCAACAGCTAGTGGACCAAAACACTTAGTACGTACATTAACTAAAGCTAAATTTGAACAATTAATTGATGATTTAGTAAAACGCACAATAGAACCTTGTCAATCTGCTTTAAAAGCAGCTGGATTATCAAAAAGTGATATTGATGAAGTAATCTTAGTTGGTGGTTCAACACGTATACCTGCTGTACAAGAAGCAGTAGAGAAATTCTTTGGAAAAGCACCAAGTAAAGGTGTGAACCCTGATGAGGTGGTGTCTTTAGGAGCAGGTATTCAAGGTGGTGTTTTAACAGGTGATGTTAAAGATGTATTATTATTAGATGTTACACCATTATCTCTTGGTATTGAAACTATGGGTAATGTAATGACAAAATTAATTGAAGCTAATACTACGATTCCTACTAAAAAATCTCAAGTGTTTTCAACAGCAGCAGATAATCAACCATCTGTAGAGATTCACGTATTACAAGGTGAACGTCCAATGGCACCAGATAATAAAACGATTGGTCGCTTCCATTTAGATGGTATTCCACCAGCACAAAGAGGAACACCACAAATTGAAGTAACATTTGATATTGATGCTAACGGAATTATTAAAGTATCTGCTACAGATAAAGCAACAAATAAAACACAAGATATTCGTATTGAAGCATCTTCAGGATTAACCGATGAGGAAATTCAAAAAATGAAACAAGAAGCTGAAGCTAATGCTGAAGCTGATGCTAAAGCAAAAGAAGTTGCTGAAAAATTAAACGCAGCTGATGCAATGATTTTTCAAACAGAAAGTCAACTTAAAGAATTTGGTGATAAATTATCTGATGATAAGAAACAACCAATTGAAGCTGCTTTAGAAGAATTGAAAAAAGCATACGAAACGAAAGATGTTGCAATTATAGATCCAGCTTTAGAAAAGATTAATGAAGCTTGGAAAGTGGCTAGTGAAGAAATGTATAAAGCACAAGCTGAAGCGCAACAAGGTGGAGCAGCTGGGCCTGATGCAAGTCAAGGACAGCAATCTGCTGATGAGAGTAGTGATGTAGAAGATGTTGATTTTGAAGAAGTAAAATAA
- a CDS encoding sigma-70 family RNA polymerase sigma factor, with translation MDNKYLQKVLSGDVQSFSYFIKAYQNGAYAVAISIVKSEDKAKDVTQESFIQAYNSLSSFKKESKFSTWLYRIVVNKSLRHLEREKRYIKENSQSTITIDDNSNYNDALMRLHHDELKQLIKRVLNKMKPKEALMLQLFYLDELKMDEIVNITEFSKANVKVLLYRARTHFYDVIKNEHHIANLNELL, from the coding sequence ATGGATAATAAATACTTACAAAAAGTATTAAGTGGAGATGTGCAATCTTTTTCCTATTTCATTAAAGCATATCAGAATGGAGCTTATGCAGTAGCAATATCTATTGTGAAATCTGAAGATAAGGCTAAAGATGTAACTCAAGAAAGTTTTATCCAAGCCTATAATTCATTATCATCGTTTAAGAAGGAATCTAAATTTTCAACTTGGTTGTATCGTATTGTAGTAAATAAGAGTTTGAGGCATTTAGAAAGAGAAAAAAGATATATTAAAGAAAACAGCCAATCAACTATAACGATTGATGACAATTCAAATTACAATGATGCTTTAATGCGTTTACATCATGATGAATTAAAACAATTAATAAAACGTGTTTTAAACAAAATGAAGCCTAAAGAAGCATTAATGTTACAATTGTTTTATTTAGATGAATTAAAAATGGATGAGATTGTAAATATTACAGAATTTTCTAAAGCAAATGTAAAAGTCTTATTATACAGAGCTAGAACACATTTTTATGATGTCATAAAGAACGAACATCATATCGCAAATTTAAACGAACTATTATAA
- a CDS encoding nitronate monooxygenase: protein MQTQLTKLLKVKHPIIQAPMFLVSNTIMVIEAMKCGIAGCIPALNYRTLDELREAIRELKNAKIEEGAFGFNLIVNKSNLKYKGQLKVLCDEGVDFIITSLGSPEETINQAHKTGIKVFCDVVDLRFAKKVEELGADAVIAVNNEAGGHRGDLTPEVLIKELVANCNIPVISAGGVGCKTDIDNMLSYGAAGVSVGSPFIASIEATVTQEYKQACVDYGAKDIVMTERISGTPCTVINTPYVQKIGTKQTWLESILNKNRKLKKWVKMIRFSIGMKATEKAAKKATYKTVWVAGPSIEHTKAILPVKHIIAKLIS from the coding sequence ATGCAAACACAACTCACAAAACTCCTTAAGGTTAAACACCCTATTATTCAAGCACCAATGTTTTTAGTATCTAATACTATAATGGTTATTGAAGCTATGAAATGTGGTATTGCTGGATGCATCCCAGCTTTAAATTATAGAACTTTAGATGAATTACGAGAAGCCATTCGAGAATTAAAAAATGCAAAAATAGAAGAAGGAGCATTTGGGTTTAACTTAATAGTGAACAAATCAAACTTAAAGTATAAAGGGCAATTAAAAGTTCTTTGTGATGAAGGAGTGGATTTTATCATCACCTCTTTAGGGAGTCCTGAAGAAACTATTAATCAAGCGCATAAAACAGGTATAAAAGTATTTTGTGACGTTGTAGATTTACGATTTGCTAAAAAGGTAGAAGAGTTAGGAGCTGATGCTGTTATTGCTGTGAATAACGAAGCAGGAGGGCATCGAGGCGATTTAACTCCAGAGGTGTTAATAAAAGAACTTGTTGCTAATTGTAATATTCCTGTAATTTCTGCTGGCGGTGTAGGTTGTAAAACAGATATTGATAATATGCTTAGTTATGGGGCAGCAGGAGTATCTGTAGGAAGTCCGTTTATTGCTTCGATTGAGGCAACTGTAACACAAGAATATAAGCAAGCTTGTGTAGATTATGGCGCTAAAGATATTGTAATGACAGAACGTATCTCAGGAACCCCTTGCACTGTGATTAATACGCCTTATGTACAGAAAATTGGCACTAAACAAACATGGCTCGAATCTATTTTAAATAAAAATAGGAAACTCAAAAAATGGGTGAAAATGATTCGATTCTCTATAGGAATGAAGGCTACAGAAAAAGCTGCAAAAAAAGCAACTTATAAAACAGTATGGGTAGCTGGGCCAAGTATAGAACATACCAAAGCCATTTTACCTGTAAAGCATATAATTGCTAAATTAATATCTTAA
- a CDS encoding AraC family transcriptional regulator codes for MLQRENNKVFYKQKLNRITEYIHNNLDKKISISTLAEISHFSPYHFHRISRALLGEPIGVYISRIRIETAAKMIRYSKLPIEDIAYSVGYDAPSSLSKAFKNHFNIPPIYYRKHRHHTIKTTNIMEVSLNIKKPKILTIDNKYCLFYSMQGAYQTLDYANAWAKLWNEVKTQKLFTAGIEHIGLPFDDPNVTDDEKIRYEACLIIHKTAKPSGETGVKTLTGGAFAVFHYQGSYANFPQVYNFIFNTWLMENNYQLRDEPVREKYLNNPNKTEESKLKTEIYIPII; via the coding sequence ATGTTACAAAGAGAAAATAATAAAGTATTTTATAAGCAAAAATTAAATCGCATTACAGAATATATTCACAATAATCTGGATAAAAAAATTAGTATTTCAACTTTAGCCGAGATCTCTCATTTTTCGCCTTATCATTTTCATAGAATTAGCAGAGCCCTTCTAGGAGAACCAATTGGAGTATATATTTCAAGAATACGAATAGAAACAGCTGCCAAAATGATTAGGTATTCAAAATTACCTATTGAGGATATTGCATATAGTGTAGGTTATGATGCTCCTTCTTCTTTATCTAAAGCATTTAAAAATCATTTTAATATACCACCAATATATTATAGAAAACATAGACATCATACAATCAAAACAACAAACATTATGGAAGTTTCATTAAATATCAAAAAACCAAAAATCTTAACTATAGATAATAAGTATTGTTTATTTTATAGTATGCAAGGAGCATATCAAACTTTAGATTATGCAAATGCATGGGCTAAACTTTGGAATGAAGTTAAAACACAAAAATTATTTACTGCTGGAATAGAGCATATCGGATTACCTTTTGACGACCCAAATGTTACAGATGATGAAAAAATACGCTACGAAGCTTGTTTAATTATACATAAAACTGCAAAACCATCTGGAGAAACTGGAGTAAAAACACTTACAGGAGGAGCTTTCGCTGTGTTTCACTATCAGGGATCATATGCTAATTTTCCTCAGGTCTATAATTTTATTTTTAATACCTGGTTAATGGAAAATAATTATCAACTTAGAGATGAACCTGTAAGAGAGAAATACTTGAACAACCCAAACAAAACTGAAGAAAGCAAACTAAAAACTGAAATTTATATACCAATTATTTAA
- a CDS encoding pyridoxamine 5'-phosphate oxidase family protein codes for MIIKHISQLDSLYDSPSFRAKNKLQSKLDKHSIHFIKSSPFIIISTASKDYKMDASPRGGKSGFVKIIDSETLVIPDAKGNNRIDSLKNILETNVIGTIFLIPGVDETLRINGEAQITTNSEYLNLFKEEQHIPKICIVIKVKEVFLHCAKALMRSKLWDEDSKIERTKFPTMGEMLKDQLGISEPAETHDAMVKRYEKDL; via the coding sequence ATGATAATAAAGCATATTTCACAATTAGACTCTTTATACGATTCTCCTAGTTTTAGAGCAAAAAACAAGCTTCAATCTAAATTAGATAAACATAGTATTCATTTTATAAAATCATCTCCTTTTATAATAATATCTACTGCAAGTAAAGATTATAAAATGGATGCATCTCCAAGAGGAGGAAAATCTGGTTTTGTAAAAATCATCGATTCTGAAACACTTGTTATTCCTGATGCAAAAGGAAATAACAGAATAGATAGTTTAAAGAACATTCTTGAAACAAATGTCATTGGAACTATATTTTTGATTCCAGGAGTTGATGAAACTTTAAGAATTAACGGAGAAGCACAAATTACTACAAATTCAGAATATCTGAACTTATTTAAAGAAGAACAGCATATTCCTAAAATATGTATCGTAATAAAAGTTAAAGAAGTGTTTTTACATTGTGCAAAAGCATTGATGCGATCGAAGTTATGGGATGAAGACTCTAAAATTGAAAGGACAAAGTTTCCAACAATGGGAGAAATGTTAAAAGATCAATTAGGGATTTCTGAACCAGCAGAAACTCATGATGCTATGGTAAAGCGATACGAGAAAGATTTATAG
- the modA gene encoding molybdate ABC transporter substrate-binding protein, with product MKYIKSYFLLFLLVLFSVACNDQNNQKITIATSANMQFAMKALTTDFTTKSGIECELVISSSGKLTAQIKEGAPYDIFVAADMKYPNEIFNSGLSTFPPKIYAHGKLVLWSVVENITPSLKALQETSIKHIALANPKTAPYGIAAVEVLEKYHLLDSLKEKLVYGESISQTNQFIISKSAEAGFTAMSVVLSDGLKNKGNWVALDGDLYTPLSQGVVLIKNKIENNVYAQQFYDFLFSDEAKEILKKFGYSVDK from the coding sequence ATGAAATATATTAAAAGTTACTTTTTGCTTTTTTTGCTTGTATTATTTTCTGTTGCGTGTAATGATCAAAATAATCAGAAAATTACAATTGCTACATCTGCAAATATGCAGTTTGCAATGAAAGCATTAACAACTGATTTTACTACTAAAAGCGGAATAGAATGCGAATTAGTAATTAGCTCTTCGGGAAAGTTGACAGCTCAAATAAAAGAAGGAGCTCCTTATGATATTTTTGTAGCAGCAGATATGAAATATCCTAATGAAATTTTTAATAGCGGATTATCAACATTTCCACCAAAAATATACGCTCACGGAAAGTTAGTGTTATGGTCTGTAGTTGAAAACATAACTCCATCATTAAAAGCATTACAAGAAACATCTATTAAGCATATTGCTTTAGCAAACCCTAAAACTGCACCTTACGGAATAGCTGCAGTTGAGGTTCTGGAAAAATATCACCTGTTAGATTCTTTAAAAGAGAAATTAGTTTATGGAGAAAGTATTTCACAAACTAATCAATTTATTATTTCTAAATCAGCTGAAGCTGGTTTTACCGCTATGTCGGTAGTATTATCAGATGGATTAAAAAATAAAGGAAATTGGGTAGCTTTAGATGGAGATTTATATACGCCATTATCCCAAGGTGTTGTATTAATTAAGAATAAGATTGAGAATAATGTATATGCACAGCAGTTTTATGATTTTTTATTTTCTGATGAAGCAAAAGAAATCCTAAAAAAATTCGGATATTCGGTAGATAAATAA
- the modB gene encoding molybdate ABC transporter permease subunit: protein MDWGPLILTFKLAAVTTVILLLISIPLAYWLSNSKSKFKPVIETLVSMPLVLPPTVLGFYFLIAFSPRNAFGSWLNDWLGIKLVFSFGGLVIASILYSLPFMVHPIQSGFSSLPKSLKEAAYVLGKSKLATLKKILLPNIKPSILTGIVLAFAHTVGEFGVVLMIGGNIPGKTKVASIAIYDEVEALNYTAANNYSLILFSITFIILLLVYLINGGYLKRFWK, encoded by the coding sequence ATGGATTGGGGGCCACTCATACTTACTTTTAAATTGGCAGCAGTTACAACAGTAATTTTACTGTTAATATCTATTCCGTTAGCGTATTGGCTGTCTAATTCAAAATCAAAGTTTAAACCTGTTATTGAAACTTTGGTAAGTATGCCTTTGGTACTACCACCAACAGTATTAGGCTTTTATTTTTTAATTGCATTTAGCCCTAGAAATGCTTTTGGTAGCTGGTTAAACGATTGGTTAGGAATTAAATTAGTCTTCTCATTTGGAGGGCTAGTTATTGCATCAATACTTTATAGTTTACCTTTTATGGTTCATCCTATACAATCTGGGTTTTCCAGCTTACCAAAATCTTTAAAAGAGGCAGCTTATGTATTAGGGAAATCAAAGTTAGCAACTTTAAAAAAAATACTGTTACCAAATATAAAACCATCAATTCTCACAGGGATTGTATTAGCATTTGCACATACGGTTGGAGAGTTTGGTGTGGTATTAATGATTGGAGGAAACATTCCGGGGAAAACAAAAGTAGCTTCTATAGCAATTTATGACGAGGTTGAAGCTCTAAATTATACAGCAGCTAATAATTACTCATTAATATTATTTAGTATTACGTTTATAATTTTATTACTCGTGTATTTAATAAACGGAGGATATTTAAAACGTTTTTGGAAATGA
- a CDS encoding ATP-binding cassette domain-containing protein → MICFNLHKTLKGISGDMNLELELDIPKGDLVTLYGDSGAGKTSTLRMLSGLLRPDFGKISVNDDVWFDINQNINLSPQQRNIGYVFQDYALFPNMTIRENLEFALTKNQNNGIVSGLIDIVELGELQHRKPNTLSGGQQQRVALARALVQQPQLLLLDEPLAALDNTIRLKLQDYILKVHREYKLTTILISHDIGEIIKLSDKVYVLKEGQIIKQGTPTEVFINKKINDDLKVTGIVLAIEKQNENYEITLSVHSQIIKIKTTTSEIKDIKIGDFMVMTSEILNPKLYKINS, encoded by the coding sequence ATGATTTGCTTTAATCTACACAAAACACTTAAAGGAATTTCTGGAGATATGAATCTTGAGTTAGAACTGGACATTCCTAAAGGTGATTTAGTTACTCTATACGGAGACTCTGGAGCAGGAAAGACATCAACATTGCGAATGCTTTCAGGACTATTAAGGCCAGATTTTGGAAAGATATCTGTGAATGATGATGTATGGTTTGATATTAATCAGAACATTAATTTGAGTCCTCAACAACGAAATATAGGATATGTATTTCAAGATTATGCATTATTCCCTAATATGACCATCCGTGAAAACTTAGAATTTGCTCTAACAAAAAATCAAAATAATGGTATCGTTTCAGGCTTAATAGATATTGTAGAGCTTGGAGAGTTACAACATCGAAAACCAAATACGTTGTCAGGAGGTCAACAACAACGTGTTGCATTAGCAAGAGCTTTAGTGCAACAACCTCAATTATTATTACTGGACGAACCGTTGGCAGCTCTAGATAATACGATTCGATTAAAACTTCAAGATTATATTTTAAAGGTACATCGAGAATATAAATTAACTACAATCTTAATTAGCCATGATATAGGGGAGATTATAAAACTATCTGATAAAGTATATGTTTTAAAAGAAGGGCAGATTATTAAGCAAGGTACACCTACTGAGGTTTTTATTAATAAAAAAATCAATGATGATTTAAAAGTTACAGGAATTGTACTTGCAATAGAGAAGCAAAATGAGAATTACGAAATTACCCTATCTGTACATTCGCAAATAATAAAAATAAAAACTACGACTTCAGAAATAAAAGATATTAAAATAGGTGATTTTATGGTTATGACTTCTGAAATATTAAACCCTAAATTGTATAAAATAAATTCATGA
- the rlmF gene encoding 23S rRNA (adenine(1618)-N(6))-methyltransferase RlmF, which produces MNPQKKSHSKEKTELHQRNKHRKRYNFKKLIESCSELKSFVKINNYGDESIDFFNPEAVKMLNEALLKHYYNIRYWDIPKNYLCPPIPSRADYIHYIADVFQQKNNVRVLDIGVGANCIYPIIGVNEYGWSFIGSDIDVMAISSAQDIIDKNESLKHKVELRVQKNPQDIFKGIIKENEIFDITICNPPFHSSLQEAQSGTLRKLKNLKNKSKVKPILNFGGQSNELWCDGGEAKFVKNMIYDSRRFSRSSKWFSTLISKESNLKLIHKLLKKVEVKEMKTIPMCQGNKTSRIVIWTFMSL; this is translated from the coding sequence ATGAATCCTCAAAAGAAGTCACACTCAAAAGAAAAAACAGAATTACATCAGCGTAATAAACATCGTAAACGCTATAATTTTAAAAAATTAATTGAGAGTTGCTCAGAACTAAAATCGTTTGTGAAGATTAATAATTATGGAGATGAATCAATAGATTTTTTCAATCCTGAAGCTGTAAAAATGTTAAATGAAGCTTTATTAAAACATTATTACAATATTCGCTATTGGGATATCCCTAAAAACTACTTATGCCCACCGATTCCTAGTAGAGCAGATTATATACATTATATAGCAGACGTATTTCAGCAAAAAAATAATGTAAGAGTTTTAGATATAGGAGTTGGGGCAAATTGTATTTACCCAATTATTGGAGTAAATGAATACGGATGGAGTTTTATAGGTTCAGATATAGATGTAATGGCTATTTCATCTGCACAAGATATTATTGATAAAAACGAATCTTTAAAGCATAAAGTTGAATTACGAGTGCAGAAAAACCCACAAGATATTTTTAAAGGGATTATAAAAGAGAATGAAATATTTGATATAACAATTTGCAACCCTCCCTTTCATTCGTCTTTACAAGAAGCACAATCAGGTACACTACGAAAACTTAAGAATCTTAAAAATAAAAGTAAAGTAAAACCTATTTTAAATTTTGGAGGACAAAGTAATGAGCTTTGGTGTGATGGAGGGGAAGCAAAGTTTGTGAAAAATATGATATATGATAGTCGACGTTTTTCTAGATCGAGTAAATGGTTTTCGACTTTAATATCTAAAGAATCAAATTTAAAACTCATACATAAGCTATTAAAAAAAGTTGAGGTTAAAGAGATGAAAACTATCCCAATGTGTCAAGGAAATAAAACAAGCCGTATTGTTATTTGGACATTTATGAGTTTATAA